The sequence ATCGGATTTTCCGAAATGATCGTCCGCGAGAAGGAAATGATGCTCGACGCCGCGCGCAGGCAGGAATACGCGCAACTGATCAATGAATCCGGGCTGCATCTGCTGTCGGTGGTGAACGGCATCCTCGACATGTCCAAGATGGAGAGCGGCAATTTCGAGATTCTGCCGGAACTGTTTGCCCCGCGTGACTCCCTGATCGGTTGCTGCAATCTGATGGTGCTGAAGGCGCGCGAAAACGGCATCGATATCGTCACCCGCGCGCCGACGGATTTGCCGCAAATCACCGGCGATCCGCGCGCTTTCAAGCAGATGATGCTGAATCTGCTGTCCAATGCGATCAAGTTTTCCGAGCGCGGCGGGACGGTGACGGTGAGTGCCAACGTGGAAGGATCGCGGCTATTGGTTCGCGTGATCGATAGCGGCGTCGGGATCGGCGCCGAGGATCTGAAACGAATCGGCGATCCGTTTTTCCAGGCAGGCAAGACCTATCAGCGCCGTCACGAAGGCACCGGCCTTGGTCTCTCCATCGTCAAGAGCCTTGTAGCCATGCACGGCGGCGAGATGACGGTTGAAAGCCAGATCGGAGAAGGCACGACGGTGACCGTCGCGCTGCCGATGGTCTTTACGCCTCCGTTGAAAGATACTGCCAGCAACATCGCGACTCTCGCGCCGCCGCGCGCCGAACCTCAAGATTATCAGGTGAAGAAACGTGCCTAGACAACCCGCCATGGATGATGAGAAACCCCGCCGCCGCAAGCGCGCTGCCGCGGTCGCGGCTGAACCGGAACGCGGATTGATCCTGCGCGTCCTGCTGCACAGCCCGAAGGATACGCTGGCTGCCACGGCGGCGCTGGCAGCCGTCATCGCCATCGTGACCAACGCCATGTTCTTGCAGGCCGGCCGTCATCCATCGCCGATGTTCAGCACCGCAGCCGTCTCGCAGACGCCGGCGGCTGCACCTGTATCTGCGCCATTGCCGCGGGTTCGCCCTGCCGAAGCCGAAGCGCGCGTTGTCGACCGGCCCGTGGAGGCCGCGCCGGTGAAGCCGGCCGCATCGTCTGCCGCGCTGCGTCCGCCTGCGGCCGTGCCTGCGAAAAACGATCCGGTTGGCGATCTGATCGTCTCAACGCGCCGCATTGCAGCCGTCCAGCGTGCGCTGACCGAGTACGGCTACGGCCAGCTCAAGCCAACCGGCGTCATCGGCACCGACACGCAGGCCGCGATCCAGAAGTTCGAGCGGGATCGCAAAATCCCGGTCACCGGTCAGTTGTCGGATCGGCTGATCCGCGATCTGACGGTTCTTACCGGCCGCCCCATCGAGTAAGCGGCCTCAATCGCGCGGCCCATACCACCAGGGAATGCTCTGGGATGGACGATGGCCCTCCTTGTGCGGGGCAGCGTCAATCCGCGCCAGAACCCTCTCAGCATGAAGAGGCATAGCGCGGCGCCAAGTCCATAGAGCAGGGCTTCAAGAAAGGCTGCGAACATTGGCGTCCCGAATATGGTAGCACCTCTTGGTCTTCTCATTCGTGCGATCGGTTCAGCCTCATGTCCCGTCTGAAATCATCCATCTGGGTCGCGGGCTACCTGCGGCGTTGCCAGAGCGCAGGCGTGTTCGGAGCGGTCCGGCGGCGCGGCGCGGAAGAGGCGGGAGCGGTATTCGTGAAGGTCGCCCTGATGGATGGCACGGCGATGCTGTTCGTGCCGGCGCCGCAAACCGCCTACGATGACAGCCGCCCGATCGAGCGCGTGTTCACGATGTCGCCGCCGCAGGCGGTGGACGAACCGGCGATCGAGGCACGTCTGGCGAAGGAAATCAGCTTCGACCCGGATGTCTGGATTGTTGAGATCGAGGACAGGGAAGGACGACACTTCCTCGATCTGGCGAAGAGCTGACGCTATCAGCGCGAGGTGTTGCGCGTGATGATGGGCATTCCCGACGGCGGAGCAGTCCGCGACTGCGCCGGGACGCTGCGGGCGCGCTGACGCTCGTCGTCGTAGAGAGCAGGGCGGTATTTGGCCCGGGTGGCGGCCAGCGCCGCGCCACGCCAGGCGGCCAGCATGATCAGCGCAGCGCGCAGTTCGATGATGTCGTAAAGGCGGGCCAGCCGGTAAACGTCCATCACCGACGCGCCGAGCGACGGATTGAGAAACAACAACACCCGCTGATACGATTCAGCCGGCATGCCGAGCGCCTTGAGCGCGCAGGCGAGCGGCTCGCCGCCCGGTTCGCTGGTGATCTGGGTCGCGACCCGTGACGTCAGGATCAGCGCGTCGGCCAGTTCCGCCGTGAAGCGGGGGGAGTCGCCGGCCATTGCCGCCTGTTCGAGAGCCAAAAGCGCTCGCGCGGCGCGGCGCGGATCGACCGGCGTGGATGGTTTGAGCGGCGTATCCGTCAGGCCGTGGAGAATCTGGGCGCGGTAGCTGCTGTCAGCCGCCAGAAACATCTCGATCAGTTTCGCGGCATCGTCGGGCTGCATCGACATGACAGGTGCGGGCGAGGGAGCCGGGGCCTCGGGCTCCGACACGATCTCCAGATCCGATGCCGGATCGAGCCCGAACGTCTCTTCGATCGGCGGGCGGCGGGCAGGCTGCGGCTCGTCGGACAGATGCTTCAATCGCAGCTTCCAGGCGATTTCGCGCGGCGTGCCCGGGTAGATCGCAAGCCGTGCCCGCACCGCGGCGCGGGTCGCGTCATCGACCTCGTCGATCAGGCGCGAGGCCAGCTCAACGAACTGACGCTCCTCATCGCGGGTGTGGCCGCTGGTCTGGACGTAGAGATCGGTCAGCACCCGCAACAGCGTCGGGCGTATGTCTACGCCTTCGCGTCGGGACAGTGTCATCAGGCCGTCGAAGCCTGGAAATGTCGGGGGTGTCGTCATGCCGGATACGCAGTTTGAGTCTCGAACCGACGTTATCGCGGGCCCTTTAATAAGCCGTTAACCATGATTGTCCTTAATCACCGTCATACGAGGACGCTAGTTCGCAGGCGAACTGCAAAGGACTGCGGCCAGGAGAGATCGAAATGGGCATCGTTGTTGAATTTCCGGCGAATCCAGCGGCGCGTCGTGCCGGCCCGGACGTGAACATGGCCCCGCGCGATGGATCGGCGACAATTCTGATTCTCCCCGCCATCCGAATCGAACGCTATGCCGACGAGACTAGCGGCGGGATGGGACCGGAGG is a genomic window of Bradyrhizobium sp. G127 containing:
- a CDS encoding peptidoglycan-binding domain-containing protein, with translation MPRQPAMDDEKPRRRKRAAAVAAEPERGLILRVLLHSPKDTLAATAALAAVIAIVTNAMFLQAGRHPSPMFSTAAVSQTPAAAPVSAPLPRVRPAEAEARVVDRPVEAAPVKPAASSAALRPPAAVPAKNDPVGDLIVSTRRIAAVQRALTEYGYGQLKPTGVIGTDTQAAIQKFERDRKIPVTGQLSDRLIRDLTVLTGRPIE
- a CDS encoding DUF1491 family protein encodes the protein MSRLKSSIWVAGYLRRCQSAGVFGAVRRRGAEEAGAVFVKVALMDGTAMLFVPAPQTAYDDSRPIERVFTMSPPQAVDEPAIEARLAKEISFDPDVWIVEIEDREGRHFLDLAKS
- a CDS encoding DUF2336 domain-containing protein, whose translation is MTTPPTFPGFDGLMTLSRREGVDIRPTLLRVLTDLYVQTSGHTRDEERQFVELASRLIDEVDDATRAAVRARLAIYPGTPREIAWKLRLKHLSDEPQPARRPPIEETFGLDPASDLEIVSEPEAPAPSPAPVMSMQPDDAAKLIEMFLAADSSYRAQILHGLTDTPLKPSTPVDPRRAARALLALEQAAMAGDSPRFTAELADALILTSRVATQITSEPGGEPLACALKALGMPAESYQRVLLFLNPSLGASVMDVYRLARLYDIIELRAALIMLAAWRGAALAATRAKYRPALYDDERQRARSVPAQSRTAPPSGMPIITRNTSR